Proteins encoded by one window of Halorubrum ruber:
- the pan1 gene encoding proteasome-activating nucleotidase Pan1: MSDTVDDVDMPYDEGAASKQEKIDSLQERLDVLESQNEEMRDKLLDANAENNKYQQKLERLTHENKKLKQSPLFVATVQEITPDGAVIKQHGNNQEALTEITDEMREKLDPDDRVAVNNSLSVVKKLEKETDVRARVMQVEHSPDVTYADIGGLEDQMQEVRETVEMPLEHPDMFEDVGITPPSGVLLYGPPGTGKTMLAKAVANETDATFIKMAGSELVHKFIGEGAKLVRDLFEVARENQPAVLFIDEIDAIASKRTDSKTSGDAEVQRTMMQLLSEMDGFDERGEVRIIAATNRFDMLDPAILRPGRFDRLIEVPKPETEGREIIFQIHTRNMNLADGVDFAELAELTPDASGADIKAMCTEAGMFAIRDDRTEVTLDDFLEAHEKLSKDEETSADDSLAFA, translated from the coding sequence ATGAGCGACACGGTCGACGACGTCGATATGCCCTACGACGAGGGAGCGGCGTCGAAACAGGAGAAGATCGACTCCTTACAGGAGCGGCTCGACGTGCTCGAGTCCCAGAACGAGGAGATGCGCGACAAGCTCCTCGACGCCAACGCGGAGAACAACAAGTACCAGCAGAAGCTCGAACGGCTCACCCACGAGAACAAGAAGCTGAAGCAGTCCCCGCTGTTCGTGGCGACGGTCCAAGAGATCACTCCCGACGGCGCCGTCATCAAACAGCACGGGAACAACCAGGAGGCGCTCACCGAGATTACCGACGAGATGCGCGAGAAGCTCGACCCCGATGACCGCGTCGCGGTCAACAACTCGCTGTCGGTGGTCAAGAAGTTAGAGAAGGAGACCGATGTCCGCGCCCGCGTCATGCAGGTCGAGCACTCCCCGGACGTCACCTACGCCGACATCGGCGGGCTCGAAGACCAGATGCAGGAGGTCCGCGAGACCGTCGAGATGCCGCTGGAACACCCCGACATGTTCGAGGACGTGGGTATCACGCCCCCGAGCGGCGTGCTCCTGTACGGCCCGCCGGGGACGGGCAAGACGATGCTCGCGAAGGCCGTCGCCAACGAGACGGACGCGACGTTCATCAAGATGGCCGGCTCCGAACTGGTGCACAAGTTCATCGGCGAGGGCGCGAAGCTGGTCCGGGACCTCTTCGAGGTCGCCCGCGAGAACCAGCCCGCCGTCCTCTTCATCGACGAGATCGACGCGATCGCCTCGAAGCGGACGGACTCGAAGACCTCGGGCGACGCCGAGGTCCAGCGGACGATGATGCAGCTGCTCTCCGAGATGGACGGGTTCGACGAGCGCGGCGAGGTCCGCATCATCGCCGCGACCAACCGCTTCGACATGCTCGACCCCGCCATCCTCCGCCCCGGCCGCTTCGACCGTCTCATCGAGGTGCCCAAGCCGGAGACCGAGGGCCGCGAGATCATCTTCCAGATCCACACCCGCAACATGAACCTCGCCGACGGCGTCGACTTCGCCGAGCTGGCCGAGCTGACCCCCGACGCCTCCGGCGCCGACATCAAGGCGATGTGTACCGAGGCAGGGATGTTCGCCATCCGCGACGACCGCACGGAGGTCACCCTCGACGACTTCCTCGAGGCCCACGAGAAGCTCAGCAAGGACGAGGAGACGAGCGCCGACGACTCGCTGGCGTTCGCCTGA
- a CDS encoding helix-turn-helix domain-containing protein: MSTTDAVTADDGTADRWAAVRDLPPSAKLVAKVLDYNDTLTQSELAEETLLPPRTVRYALSRLEEEGVVDSRFSFTDARKRLYSLGI; encoded by the coding sequence ATGAGCACGACCGACGCCGTTACCGCCGACGACGGGACCGCGGACCGCTGGGCGGCCGTTCGCGACCTCCCGCCGAGCGCGAAGTTAGTCGCGAAGGTGTTAGATTACAACGACACGCTGACCCAGAGCGAATTAGCCGAGGAGACGCTGCTCCCGCCCCGGACCGTCCGCTACGCGCTGTCGCGGCTCGAAGAGGAGGGCGTCGTCGACTCGCGGTTCTCCTTCACGGACGCGCGAAAGCGACTCTACTCGCTGGGTATCTGA
- the mre11 gene encoding DNA double-strand break repair protein Mre11, translating to MTRVIHTGDTHIGYSQYHSPVRRQDFLDAFEAVVDDAVDDGVDAVVHAGDLFHDRRPELRDLMGTISVLRRLDDAGVPFLAVVGNHESTRGGQWLDLFERLGLATRLGDEPVVVGDTAFYGLDHVPVSRRDDLDYAFADHDAEYAALVAHGLFEPFGYADWDTETVLTESDIDFDAMLLGDNHKPDTAEVADTWVTYPGSTERASASEREGRGYNLVVFDADAAGGDDRVEIRRRALDTRPFVFVSVELREGEGESRVRERVREYDLAEAVVHVDITGEGDPVTPAAVEEFANDEGALIARVTDKREVDADGEVDVSFADPEDAVRDRLDEMALSTAARDVESAVREDTVPDANVRETVKRRVEERLDEGEDLGAFEPVETAAEPIETDDDDAGDDDSDEPEGETVDGGSDEPADETVDDGSDESDTGEPKPDDSDADQQKPDESATDEPDAESDPAEAADPDPASTDGQVSMEDYL from the coding sequence ATGACACGGGTGATCCACACCGGCGACACCCACATCGGGTACTCGCAGTACCACTCGCCGGTCCGACGCCAGGACTTCCTCGACGCGTTCGAGGCCGTGGTCGACGACGCGGTCGACGACGGCGTCGACGCCGTCGTCCACGCGGGCGACCTCTTCCACGACCGCCGGCCCGAACTGCGGGACTTGATGGGGACCATCTCCGTCCTCCGCCGGCTCGACGACGCCGGGGTCCCCTTCCTCGCGGTCGTCGGCAACCACGAGTCGACGCGAGGCGGGCAGTGGCTCGACCTCTTCGAACGACTCGGCCTCGCGACCCGGCTCGGCGACGAGCCGGTCGTCGTGGGCGACACCGCCTTCTACGGCCTCGACCACGTCCCCGTCTCGCGGCGCGACGACCTCGACTACGCGTTCGCCGACCACGACGCCGAGTACGCGGCGCTCGTCGCGCACGGGCTCTTCGAGCCGTTCGGCTACGCCGACTGGGACACGGAGACCGTACTGACCGAGAGCGACATCGACTTCGACGCGATGCTGCTCGGCGACAACCACAAACCCGACACCGCCGAGGTCGCCGACACGTGGGTCACCTATCCGGGCTCGACCGAGCGCGCGAGCGCGAGCGAGCGCGAGGGCCGCGGCTACAACCTCGTCGTCTTCGACGCGGACGCGGCGGGCGGCGACGACCGCGTGGAGATCCGGCGTCGGGCGCTCGACACCCGACCGTTCGTCTTCGTCTCGGTCGAACTGCGCGAGGGCGAGGGCGAGTCGCGGGTCCGCGAGCGCGTTCGCGAGTACGACCTCGCGGAGGCGGTCGTCCACGTCGATATCACCGGCGAGGGCGACCCGGTGACGCCCGCGGCCGTCGAGGAGTTCGCCAACGACGAGGGCGCGCTCATCGCGCGCGTCACGGACAAGCGAGAGGTCGACGCGGACGGCGAGGTGGACGTGAGCTTCGCCGACCCCGAGGACGCGGTCCGCGACCGCCTCGACGAGATGGCGCTGTCGACCGCCGCGCGCGACGTCGAGAGCGCGGTCCGCGAGGACACGGTCCCCGACGCCAACGTCCGCGAGACGGTGAAACGCAGGGTCGAGGAGCGGCTCGATGAGGGGGAGGATCTCGGCGCGTTCGAACCGGTCGAAACGGCCGCGGAGCCGATCGAGACGGACGACGACGACGCCGGCGACGACGATAGCGACGAACCAGAGGGCGAGACCGTCGACGGTGGTAGTGATGAACCGGCCGACGAAACCGTCGATGACGGGAGCGACGAATCTGATACCGGCGAACCGAAGCCCGATGACTCGGACGCCGACCAACAGAAGCCAGACGAATCGGCCACCGACGAGCCGGACGCCGAGTCCGATCCCGCGGAGGCGGCCGACCCCGATCCGGCGTCGACCGACGGCCAAGTCTCCATGGAGGACTACCTGTGA